A single region of the Aeromonas hydrophila subsp. hydrophila ATCC 7966 genome encodes:
- a CDS encoding DUF3299 domain-containing protein, with translation MMKWKIVALLAALLALPAMAVEYKTIDWDVLIPAGEKLLPPPQVSHDGNLASVPQPVGGVNQKLDNQEVRIPGFVVPLEGDAKKITAFLLVPYFGACIHVPPPPTNQVVYVSYPKGAPVDDLWDAIWVKGKMRTVSSSHEMATASYSMEAVEVSVYEEQ, from the coding sequence ATGATGAAGTGGAAAATTGTGGCGCTGCTGGCCGCCCTGCTGGCGCTGCCGGCCATGGCCGTGGAGTACAAGACCATCGACTGGGATGTGCTCATTCCCGCCGGTGAAAAACTGCTGCCGCCTCCCCAGGTGAGCCACGACGGCAACCTTGCTTCGGTGCCGCAGCCGGTGGGCGGGGTCAACCAGAAGCTGGACAACCAAGAGGTGCGCATCCCGGGCTTCGTGGTGCCGCTGGAGGGGGATGCCAAGAAGATCACCGCCTTCCTGCTGGTGCCCTACTTCGGCGCCTGCATCCATGTGCCGCCCCCGCCCACCAACCAGGTGGTCTACGTGAGCTACCCCAAGGGAGCGCCGGTGGACGATCTGTGGGACGCTATCTGGGTGAAAGGCAAGATGCGCACAGTCAGCTCCAGCCACGAGATGGCCACCGCCTCCTACTCCATGGAGGCGGTCGAGGTGAGCGTCTACGAAGAGCAGTAA
- a CDS encoding TIGR03899 family protein codes for MADLPPPKKESSILSSQEQTLRLARSRGIDGMLTRNSDSTFEQRATFRQLADQAARQRNLEAIMVMASRHCEETAAGGEMDSDWLTRFLQLAEDISMVPMQQLWGRIFAIEIATPGRFSIRALSTLKEMTQREAQLFQRICSLSCHYVGSDEQRLLLGLHKGASLLSRARVTRLGLGKYRIPYNALLQLFELGLLHRGELESGPLPADGVELEFGDQRWRLQRKQANITLLYYRLTPVGNELAQLLQEPPLEEYLQDLKTVLVQGLQIETMMRTPPAGPEPAPADPAP; via the coding sequence ATGGCTGACCTGCCCCCGCCCAAGAAAGAGAGTTCCATCCTGAGCAGCCAGGAGCAGACCCTGCGCCTGGCCCGCAGCCGCGGTATCGACGGCATGCTCACCCGCAACAGCGACAGCACCTTCGAACAGCGCGCCACCTTTCGCCAGCTGGCGGATCAGGCCGCCCGCCAGCGCAACCTGGAAGCCATCATGGTGATGGCCTCCCGCCACTGCGAGGAGACGGCCGCCGGCGGCGAGATGGACAGCGACTGGCTGACCCGCTTCCTGCAACTGGCGGAAGACATCAGCATGGTGCCGATGCAGCAGCTGTGGGGCCGCATCTTCGCCATCGAGATCGCCACCCCAGGCCGCTTCTCCATCCGCGCGCTCTCCACCTTGAAGGAGATGACCCAGCGCGAGGCCCAGCTGTTCCAGCGCATCTGCTCCCTCTCCTGCCACTACGTGGGCAGCGACGAGCAGCGCCTGCTGCTGGGGCTGCACAAGGGAGCCAGCCTGCTCAGCCGCGCCCGGGTGACCCGGCTCGGCCTTGGCAAGTACCGCATCCCCTACAACGCCCTGCTGCAGCTGTTCGAACTCGGCTTGCTGCACCGGGGCGAGCTGGAATCCGGCCCGCTGCCCGCCGACGGGGTGGAGCTGGAGTTCGGCGATCAGCGCTGGCGCCTGCAGCGCAAGCAGGCCAACATCACCCTGCTCTACTACCGGCTGACCCCGGTCGGCAACGAGCTCGCCCAGCTGCTGCAAGAGCCACCGCTGGAGGAGTACCTGCAGGATCTGAAAACCGTGCTGGTGCAAGGGCTGCAGATCGAGACCATGATGCGGACCCCGCCCGCCGGGCCTGAGCCTGCCCCGGCCGACCCTGCCCCCTGA
- a CDS encoding ABC transporter permease: MLKLALQSLWARRLTAGLTLLAVAISVTLLLGVERVRNQARESFANTVSGTDLIVGARSGQVNLLLYSVFRIGNPTNNVGWDAYQAIKNQRGIAWTIPLSLGDSHKGFRVLGTNGDYFTHLKYGQQQALELREGRAFDTPFEAVLGAQVAEKLGYHLGQSIVIAHGAGNTSFSQHDNLPFKVVGILAPTGTPIDRTIHVPLAGIEAIHLGWDTGRHSKNVTAEQALAQDLTPKTITAFMVGLSNRILAFQLQRSVNTYRGEPLMAILPGAALQELWSLMSVAETALSVIAGFVVVAGLIGMLTTLLAGLNERRRELAILRSLGAGPAHLFLLLALEAMALTTAGIALGVAVLYLGQGLATPWLLSHYGLQLSLGLPSAHEWLLLGLVWLAGMVIGLLPAARAYRYSLSDGMSIRV; the protein is encoded by the coding sequence ATGCTAAAACTCGCCCTGCAAAGCCTCTGGGCCCGTCGCCTCACCGCCGGGCTCACCCTGCTGGCCGTCGCCATCAGCGTCACCCTGCTGCTCGGGGTGGAGCGGGTGCGCAACCAGGCCCGCGAGAGCTTCGCCAATACGGTGTCGGGCACGGATCTCATCGTCGGTGCCCGCTCCGGCCAGGTGAACCTGCTGCTCTACTCGGTGTTTCGCATCGGCAATCCCACCAACAACGTGGGCTGGGATGCCTATCAGGCCATCAAGAACCAGCGCGGCATCGCCTGGACCATCCCGCTTTCCCTTGGCGACTCCCACAAGGGGTTTCGCGTGCTTGGCACCAATGGCGACTACTTCACCCACCTGAAGTACGGCCAGCAGCAGGCGCTGGAGCTGCGTGAAGGGCGAGCGTTCGACACGCCGTTCGAGGCGGTGCTCGGCGCCCAGGTGGCAGAGAAGCTCGGTTATCACCTGGGGCAGTCCATCGTCATCGCCCACGGGGCCGGCAACACCTCGTTCAGCCAGCACGACAACCTGCCATTCAAGGTGGTGGGGATCCTGGCACCGACCGGTACCCCCATCGATCGCACCATCCATGTGCCGCTGGCCGGCATCGAGGCGATCCATCTGGGCTGGGACACCGGCCGTCACAGCAAGAACGTGACTGCCGAGCAGGCGCTGGCCCAGGATCTCACTCCCAAGACCATCACCGCCTTTATGGTAGGGCTCAGCAACCGGATATTGGCGTTCCAGCTGCAGCGCAGCGTCAACACCTACCGGGGCGAGCCGCTGATGGCGATCCTGCCGGGGGCCGCCCTGCAGGAGCTGTGGAGCCTGATGAGCGTGGCGGAGACGGCGCTGTCGGTGATCGCCGGTTTCGTGGTGGTGGCGGGCCTCATCGGCATGCTGACCACCCTGCTGGCCGGTCTCAACGAGCGGCGCCGGGAGCTTGCCATCTTGCGATCCCTCGGCGCCGGCCCCGCTCACCTGTTCCTGCTGCTGGCGCTGGAGGCGATGGCCCTCACCACCGCCGGCATCGCGCTCGGGGTGGCGGTGCTCTACCTGGGGCAGGGGCTTGCCACCCCCTGGCTGCTCAGCCACTATGGCCTGCAATTGAGCCTGGGGCTGCCGAGCGCCCACGAATGGCTGCTGCTGGGGCTGGTCTGGCTGGCCGGCATGGTGATCGGCCTGTTGCCCGCGGCCCGCGCTTATCGCTACAGCCTGAGCGACGGCATGAGCATTCGCGTCTAG
- a CDS encoding alpha/beta hydrolase family protein, producing the protein MKVLLIFFGFLFLTSSVNSEEIMTRTASRDDGSSISYYLVQHAHDTDTLLLILQGSDCNSVLNIDSIHSDYKNVWPEADILLVEKYGIDSKLEYSTDPARKDCPAQYLEKDSPAQRVADIKVVLDTVRKNGQYKTFILLGGSEGAVIANLVTADVDYIDATIAFNGGGRWFIDDVSHSIAAEHKKTAAARKDIDDFKGFAEHVLNSKPFELEVSGHGYHWWQQMLSLDQLDTLQNVKSPLLIVQGGRDTSVSPQKTDELWQRLKDLGKNNIEYRRYEKLDHGLKDSDGKNLRKEVVSDMNMWLKSKLGNPTNNPASAD; encoded by the coding sequence ATGAAAGTTCTATTAATATTTTTTGGTTTTCTCTTTTTGACGAGTTCGGTGAACTCTGAGGAGATCATGACTCGCACTGCGAGCAGGGATGATGGTTCGTCTATATCCTATTATCTTGTCCAACATGCCCATGACACAGATACACTGCTGTTGATCCTGCAAGGCTCTGATTGCAACAGCGTGCTTAACATAGACTCGATACACTCTGACTATAAAAATGTTTGGCCAGAAGCTGATATTCTGCTGGTCGAAAAGTACGGCATTGACAGCAAATTAGAATACAGTACCGATCCGGCACGCAAGGATTGTCCTGCTCAGTATCTTGAAAAGGACAGCCCTGCGCAGCGAGTCGCGGATATTAAGGTGGTACTCGATACCGTTCGAAAAAATGGGCAATACAAGACATTTATCCTCTTGGGCGGCAGCGAAGGGGCCGTTATCGCCAACTTGGTGACCGCTGATGTTGACTATATCGATGCTACCATCGCCTTTAATGGCGGTGGCCGCTGGTTTATCGATGACGTCTCACACAGCATCGCTGCAGAGCATAAAAAAACCGCAGCGGCGAGAAAAGATATCGACGATTTTAAAGGGTTTGCCGAGCATGTTCTCAACAGCAAACCATTTGAGCTTGAGGTGAGCGGACATGGTTATCATTGGTGGCAGCAGATGCTCTCCCTCGATCAGCTTGATACCCTGCAAAACGTAAAATCTCCTTTGCTGATCGTTCAGGGAGGGAGAGACACGTCGGTATCACCGCAAAAAACAGATGAATTGTGGCAGCGCCTTAAAGACCTAGGGAAAAACAATATTGAATATCGGCGTTACGAAAAACTCGATCATGGATTGAAGGACAGTGACGGGAAAAACCTGCGTAAAGAGGTCGTTAGCGATATGAATATGTGGTTAAAGTCGAAGCTAGGTAACCCAACCAATAACCCAGCGTCAGCTGATTGA
- a CDS encoding methyl-accepting chemotaxis protein: MRINQPVTQRERLYPEHQSLISTTDLESRITYANDEFCHIAGFNLEELQGEHHNLVRHPDMPKQAFADLWHHIRAGKSWMGPVKNRCKNGDHYWVSAFVTPIKDAQGKVVEYQSVRTAPSEEIKQRAERIYAGLRADKAPLALRLPTFSHTLAIGLCLLLSLTTMVALGYQQAALWQLALAAIPLLLAAMITHALARRLGKLDKMARSRFDNPLMQLLYTNKVDNIAAIELAMLMNQAEFNAVLARTQQTCSRILRSAEGDLRNAESITSNLQQQQAETNQVATAITQMAESIHEVSHSSTAASGLLDETAELFREGNRSVQETIGAVEGMHSELTTSKTVIHTLAAQCRDIDGILDVINSIANQTNLLALNAAIEAARAGEAGRGFSVVADEIRSLAIKTQSSTGEIQKMITLLQASAGNAELAMEKGGALSASCQQKASATGTILQQINSMLQQVASGSSQIAQAVQEQSQVTADIDRNVLSIKTLADDSSQGSQHAVHGINQLVRQLSDLDRLVRQFQQQPVPHQFDNPRPSGQVVLAR; this comes from the coding sequence ATGAGAATCAATCAACCCGTTACCCAGCGCGAACGCCTCTATCCGGAGCACCAGAGCCTGATCTCCACCACGGATCTGGAGAGCCGCATCACCTATGCCAACGACGAGTTTTGCCATATCGCCGGCTTCAATCTGGAGGAGCTGCAAGGGGAGCACCACAACCTGGTGCGCCACCCGGATATGCCCAAGCAGGCCTTCGCCGATCTCTGGCACCATATTCGGGCCGGCAAAAGCTGGATGGGGCCGGTGAAGAATCGCTGCAAGAATGGCGATCACTACTGGGTCAGCGCCTTCGTCACACCGATCAAGGATGCCCAAGGCAAGGTGGTGGAGTATCAATCGGTGCGTACCGCCCCCAGTGAGGAGATCAAGCAGCGGGCCGAGCGCATCTATGCCGGGCTGCGCGCTGACAAGGCCCCGCTGGCGCTCCGGCTGCCGACCTTCTCCCACACGCTGGCGATCGGGCTCTGCCTGCTGCTGAGCCTGACGACCATGGTTGCGCTGGGGTATCAGCAGGCTGCGCTCTGGCAGCTGGCCCTAGCGGCCATACCGCTGCTGCTGGCAGCCATGATCACCCATGCCTTGGCCCGTCGCCTCGGCAAGCTCGACAAGATGGCCCGCAGCCGTTTCGACAACCCGCTGATGCAGCTGCTCTACACCAACAAGGTGGACAACATCGCCGCCATCGAGCTCGCCATGCTGATGAATCAGGCCGAGTTCAACGCCGTGCTGGCGCGCACCCAGCAGACCTGCAGCCGGATCCTGCGCTCGGCCGAAGGCGATCTGCGCAATGCCGAGTCCATCACCAGCAACCTGCAGCAACAACAGGCCGAGACCAATCAGGTCGCCACCGCCATCACCCAGATGGCCGAGTCGATCCACGAGGTCTCCCACAGCTCCACCGCCGCCTCCGGCCTGCTCGATGAAACCGCCGAGCTGTTCCGGGAAGGCAACCGCAGCGTGCAGGAGACCATAGGGGCGGTCGAGGGGATGCACAGCGAGCTGACCACTTCAAAAACGGTGATCCACACTCTGGCGGCACAGTGCCGGGACATCGACGGCATTCTCGATGTCATCAACAGCATCGCCAACCAGACCAATCTGCTCGCCCTCAATGCAGCCATCGAGGCAGCCCGGGCCGGCGAGGCGGGCCGCGGCTTCTCGGTGGTGGCGGACGAGATCAGATCCTTGGCCATCAAGACCCAGTCCTCCACCGGCGAAATCCAGAAGATGATCACCCTGCTGCAGGCCAGTGCAGGCAATGCCGAACTGGCGATGGAGAAAGGGGGCGCGCTCTCCGCCAGTTGCCAGCAGAAGGCCTCCGCCACCGGCACCATACTGCAGCAGATCAACAGCATGTTGCAGCAGGTCGCCTCCGGCAGCAGCCAGATAGCCCAGGCCGTGCAGGAACAATCCCAGGTCACTGCCGATATCGATCGCAACGTGCTCAGCATCAAGACCCTGGCCGATGACTCAAGCCAAGGTAGTCAGCATGCCGTCCACGGCATCAACCAGCTGGTGCGACAGCTGAGTGACCTGGATCGGCTGGTACGCCAGTTCCAGCAGCAGCCCGTCCCCCATCAATTCGACAACCCCAGACCCAGCGGCCAAGTAGTGCTGGCCCGCTGA